Genomic segment of Fundidesulfovibrio magnetotacticus:
GACCCCTACGGCTCGCGCTCCTGGGGCCGGGTGCTGCGCACGGGCGGCCGGGGCAAGATCACCTTCACACCCGCCAAGGACTGGTTCATCACCACTGGCGGGCAGGCCGACTACCTCTGGGGCGAGAACGTGGAGGGCAACGCCGGCCTCTCCGGCAACCTCTCCGCCGGGCGCACCTTCCGCTTCCAGGAGGCCGAGCTTGCCCTGGGCGCGTTCGCCACGCTCAAGCACTACGCCGTGAACAGCAACTTCTACACCGTCGGCCACGGCGGCTACTACAGCCCGGATCTGCTCTTCATCGCCGGGCCGTTCGCGCGGCTGCGCACCCCCGAATGCCGCACCTGGTGGCTGGATGTGGAGGGCTCCGTGGGCTGGCTCTACGAGAACAACGCCGGAGCGCCCAAGTACCCCCTGGGCTCTTCCACGGCGGGGCTCACCTCCGGCCAGATCACCGAATTGGGCGGCCGTTACGCCGCCAAGACCGAGACGAAACTCGCCTATTCGGCCAAAGGCGAGGCCCTGCTGCGCATCACGCCCCACGTGGCGGCAGGCGTCTTCGGCGGCGTCTCCAACGCTTCCGACTACACCGAGGCCTACGGCGGCCTGGGCCTGCGCTGGTCCTGGGACCCCCAGAAAGCCTTCTGGGCCCCCAAGGAACTCTTCCGCCGCCAGACGCCCTTCGATCGCGATTGATCCCCGCGCCGCGTCATGCCTGCGGGCATCGCGCCCGTCGATACCAGACCTTGCCAAAGGGTTGATGCCCTGCGCGCTGAACGTTAGAGAATATCATGGCGTTCGTTGTACACAGGCATCAACCAACAACTCAGAGGAACCCCATGAAGAAGCATGTCGCAATCCTGTCGGCTGCCGTCCTGTCGTGCCTTCTCTTCGTCGGCGCGGCCCTGGCCCAGCAGCCTTCCACCCCCGTGCCCACCGACGCCCGCAAGCAGACCACCCTGGGCAAGTACTGCACCGCCATGGAAGCCTACCTCATGTGGCGCGCCAAACCCAAGGAAGTGGTTATCCTGGACGTGCGCAGCCCCGAAGAGTACGTCTTCGTGGGCCACCCCGAGATGGCCCTGAACATCCCCGTGCAGTTCTTCAGCCCCGCCTTCGACGCCGAAAAGAAGTCCTACGGCATGGCCGCCAACCCCGACTTCGTGGCCCAGGTGGCCAAAAAGCTGGACAAGAACGCCACCATCATCGCCATGTGCCGCAGCGGACAGCGTTCCGCCGCAGCCGTGAACCTTCTGGCCGCCGCCGGGTACACCAACGTCTGGAGCATGGTGGACAGCTTCGAGGGCGACGCCGTGACCGACCCCGAGAACCTCTACAACGGCAAACGCATGAAGAATGGCTGGAAGAACTACGGCCTGCCCTGGACCTACGCCCTCAACCCGGCGCAGGTGTTCGTCAAATAGCGAACGAACCCCCGGCAACTCGGAGAGCCCCTTCCGGCAACGCCGGAAGGGGCTCGTTCTTTCCAGGGTTCGCGCTCGGCGCGCCTGCGGATCGCTTCTCGACGATTTCCCTTCAAGGGGCGCTCAAGGGGTTGGAAACGCCCCGCGGGAGGGTTGCTCCGGCGTCACGTGTTTGTTTCGCAGTGTCGAAAACCGGGGCTGCATTCCAACATACGTCATTGGTTTCAGCTGGTCGCCTGGACAACCCGTTTGGACGCGATGTTCAGTCGCAACACCCGGCGGCCTGGGACACGACGTGCCAAGCGCCGTATTCGGCGGCCTCACGCGGCGTCAGGCCGTGGGCTTGATCTCCCAGAAATCGCCCAGCGGCTTGCGGCCGGAACTGCCCACCCAGGAGATGAACTCCTCCACTACCTTGCGGATGGCGTCGCGGATGGCCCGCACCTGGGCAAGGCGCTCCTCGCGGGTTCCGGTGACGGCCGCCGGGTCCTCGAAGGCGAGGTGCAGGCGATGGGTCATGCCCGGGAAGATGGGGCACTTGGAACCCTCGGATTCCTCGCACACGGTGATCACGTAGTCGAACACCCGGCCCTCCCGGAAGAGATCGAAGACCTTCTGGGACCCTTTGTCCGTCAGGTCCACGCCAACCTCGGCCATGACCTCCACCACCAGGGGATTGATGGGGCCGGGTTCGAAACCGGCGCTCTCCACATGGAATCCGTCGCCGCCCAGCAGCTTCAGGTAGGCCTCGGCAATCTGGCTGCGCGCGCTGTTGTGGACGCAAAGGAACAGAACTCTTTTCATGCACGTCTCCAAAAAGGATGGATGTAGGACTTCTTCGGCTAGAGGACGAACGTTACGAATCCGTTTCGAAACGTGGCAGAGCGCATCGAACGGCTCCCGATCCGTGTCCATGACGCAGCAGTGGGGGCTTTCGGCGGGAACACGCCCTGATTGGCCCTTGCAACCGCCAGCCAGACGGGTATGAAGAAAGTCAATCTGGGCGCTGCCCCCGGGCGCGCCGCCGCACACGGAGGATACAGATGTCGGTAAAGCGCATTCTGATGCTCGTCGGCGACTTCGTTGAAGACTACGAAGTGATGGTCCCCTTCCAGATGTTGCTCATGGTGGGGCACGAGGTGCACGCCGTCTGTCCCGGCAAGAAGGCCGGAGACAAGGTGAAAACCGCCGTGCACGACTTCGAGGGCGACCAGACCTACACCGAAAAACCCGGCCACAACTTCCTCATCAACCACGATTTCGACTCCGTGGACCCCCTGGACTACGACGCCCTGGTGATCCCCGGCGGACGCGCCCCGGAATACATCCGCCTCAACGAGCGCGTCCTGGACATCGTGCGCCACTTCGCCGAGGCCAAGAAGCCCATCGCCTCCGTCTGCCACGGCCAGCAGGTGCTCGTGGCCGCCGGGGTCCTTGCGGGCAAGGGCTGCACCGCCTACCCGGCCGTACGCCCGGACATCCTCATGGCGGGAGGCAAATGGCTGGAAATCAACGACACCTTCTCCAACGCCCACGTGGACGACAACCTGGTGAGCGCCCCAGCCTGGCCCGCACACCCCGAATGGATGCGCAAATTCCTGGGCCTGCTGGGCTCCGTCATCCA
This window contains:
- a CDS encoding rhodanese-like domain-containing protein, which encodes MKKHVAILSAAVLSCLLFVGAALAQQPSTPVPTDARKQTTLGKYCTAMEAYLMWRAKPKEVVILDVRSPEEYVFVGHPEMALNIPVQFFSPAFDAEKKSYGMAANPDFVAQVAKKLDKNATIIAMCRSGQRSAAAVNLLAAAGYTNVWSMVDSFEGDAVTDPENLYNGKRMKNGWKNYGLPWTYALNPAQVFVK
- a CDS encoding arsenate reductase ArsC; this translates as MKRVLFLCVHNSARSQIAEAYLKLLGGDGFHVESAGFEPGPINPLVVEVMAEVGVDLTDKGSQKVFDLFREGRVFDYVITVCEESEGSKCPIFPGMTHRLHLAFEDPAAVTGTREERLAQVRAIRDAIRKVVEEFISWVGSSGRKPLGDFWEIKPTA
- a CDS encoding DJ-1/PfpI family protein translates to MSVKRILMLVGDFVEDYEVMVPFQMLLMVGHEVHAVCPGKKAGDKVKTAVHDFEGDQTYTEKPGHNFLINHDFDSVDPLDYDALVIPGGRAPEYIRLNERVLDIVRHFAEAKKPIASVCHGQQVLVAAGVLAGKGCTAYPAVRPDILMAGGKWLEINDTFSNAHVDDNLVSAPAWPAHPEWMRKFLGLLGSVIQP